A part of Roseitalea porphyridii genomic DNA contains:
- a CDS encoding geranylgeranyl diphosphate reductase: MSDHIIHDVIVIGGGPGGATAAHDLAVQGHDVVLVDKQGRIKPCGGAIPTKAITEFAIPAEQIVSRAHAARIIAPSGKTVEMQIGNIGYVGMVDRDKFDPFLRQRAADAGAEYIVGAFKGLDQNPDGTVTAHITDKADKSKTHAITARMLIGADGANSAVRRTAFDKARQPPYVFAYHEIVKSPARPDPDRFRADRCDVIYDGRISPDFYGWVFPHGEHTSVGTGSAVKGHSLKEATRKLREEAGLGDAETVREEGAPLPLKPMRRWDNGRNIVLAGDAAGVVAPSSGEGIYYAMLTGRLCAEAAVEAIATERATALKTARKRFMKEHGKVFFVLGMMQYFWYANDKRREKFVTMCADPDVQRLTWEGYLNKKLVRRDPLAHLKIMVKDTAQLLGLARTT, encoded by the coding sequence ATGTCCGACCACATCATCCACGACGTCATCGTCATCGGCGGCGGGCCAGGCGGCGCGACCGCCGCGCACGACCTTGCCGTTCAGGGCCACGATGTGGTGCTGGTCGACAAGCAGGGCCGCATCAAGCCGTGCGGCGGCGCCATCCCCACCAAGGCGATCACCGAATTCGCCATTCCCGCCGAGCAGATCGTCTCGCGGGCCCATGCCGCGCGGATCATCGCGCCTTCGGGCAAGACCGTCGAGATGCAGATCGGCAATATCGGCTATGTCGGCATGGTCGACCGCGACAAGTTCGATCCCTTTCTGCGCCAGCGCGCCGCCGACGCAGGGGCCGAGTACATCGTCGGCGCCTTCAAGGGTCTCGACCAGAACCCGGACGGCACCGTCACCGCCCACATTACCGACAAGGCGGACAAGTCGAAGACCCACGCCATCACCGCGCGCATGCTGATCGGCGCCGACGGCGCCAATTCGGCCGTCCGCCGCACCGCCTTCGACAAGGCCAGACAGCCGCCCTACGTCTTCGCCTATCACGAGATCGTCAAATCACCCGCCCGGCCGGATCCCGATCGGTTCCGCGCCGACCGTTGCGACGTCATCTATGACGGGCGCATCTCGCCGGACTTCTACGGCTGGGTGTTTCCCCATGGCGAGCACACCTCCGTCGGCACCGGTTCGGCGGTCAAGGGCCATTCGCTGAAGGAGGCGACCCGCAAGCTGCGCGAGGAAGCGGGGCTGGGCGATGCCGAAACGGTGCGCGAGGAAGGCGCGCCGCTGCCGCTCAAGCCGATGCGTCGCTGGGACAATGGCCGCAACATCGTGCTCGCCGGCGATGCGGCGGGCGTCGTCGCGCCCTCGTCGGGCGAAGGCATCTACTATGCCATGCTGACCGGCCGCCTGTGCGCCGAAGCCGCCGTCGAGGCGATTGCCACCGAGCGCGCCACCGCCCTGAAGACGGCCCGCAAGCGCTTCATGAAGGAGCACGGCAAGGTGTTCTTCGTGCTCGGGATGATGCAGTACTTCTGGTACGCCAACGACAAGCGCCGCGAGAAGTTCGTCACCATGTGCGCCGATCCGGACGTGCAGCGCCTGACCTGGGAAGGCTATCTGAACAAGAAGCTCGTCCGCCGCGATCCGCTGGCGCACCTGAAGATCATGGTCAAGGACACCGCCCAGCTTCTCGGCCTCGCCCGCACGACCTGA
- a CDS encoding Lrp/AsnC family transcriptional regulator: MAENGNREVDLDRFDRRIVEALSEDGRMPVTTLAARVGLTKTPCQTRLKRLIDEGVIRGFRAVIDPGRIGRDHVAFVEVKLSDTTEKALSAFNAAAAALAEVEQCHMIAGPFDYLLKVRTRDIAAYRRVLGEKISALPHVANTSTYVSMEAVKDAGA, from the coding sequence TTGGCTGAAAATGGTAACCGGGAGGTCGATCTGGACCGTTTCGACCGGCGCATCGTCGAGGCGCTCAGCGAGGACGGGCGCATGCCGGTGACGACGCTTGCCGCGCGCGTCGGGCTGACAAAGACGCCGTGCCAGACCCGGCTGAAGCGGCTGATCGACGAGGGCGTCATTCGCGGTTTCCGGGCGGTGATCGATCCGGGCCGGATCGGCCGCGATCATGTCGCCTTCGTCGAGGTCAAGCTCAGCGACACCACCGAAAAGGCGCTGTCGGCATTCAACGCGGCCGCCGCGGCACTGGCCGAGGTCGAGCAGTGCCACATGATCGCCGGGCCGTTCGACTATCTTCTCAAGGTGCGCACGCGCGACATCGCCGCCTACCGGCGCGTGCTGGGCGAGAAGATTTCCGCGCTGCCGCACGTCGCCAACACCTCGACCTATGTGTCGATGGAGGCGGTCAAGGACGCCGGCGCGTAA
- a CDS encoding BCD family MFS transporter, with translation MFQTRALWYPRSPGLSWLAIVRLGLVQAALGSIVVLTTSTLNRIMVVELSLAAVVPGLLVGLHYAVQMGRPLWGHASDNGSSRTRFILGGLALLALAGTGAAATTMLFEQSFWLGMAAATAAFTLIGFGIGASGTSLLALLASRTAPERRPAAATVVWMMMIAGIVITAIVSAQFLDPYSHARLVIITAISGTIAFLVAALGVRGIERSTRDIRDPGTRAENVSFREALVDIWHDPAARTFTVFVFVSMLAYQTQDLILEPFAGLLFGHTPGESTALGGMHHAGVFLGMAFVGIVGSVFARRRPGLLKLFTIAGCLGSGVALALMAVAASAAPAWPLEANVFALGVANGMFAVAAIGTMMTLAGQGAKSREGIRMGVWGAAQAIAFGLGGFLGTVAIDITRWLTGDVALSFAVVFTGEALLFLVSAMIATTIGVAATRQQRPAAHAPLAPAE, from the coding sequence ATGTTTCAGACCCGCGCATTGTGGTACCCCCGCTCGCCCGGCCTGAGCTGGCTGGCGATCGTCCGGCTCGGGCTCGTCCAGGCCGCGCTCGGCTCGATCGTGGTCCTGACCACCTCGACGCTCAACCGCATCATGGTGGTCGAACTGTCGCTCGCCGCCGTCGTGCCCGGCCTGCTGGTCGGCCTGCACTATGCGGTGCAGATGGGCCGGCCGCTGTGGGGCCACGCCTCCGACAATGGTTCGAGCCGCACGCGCTTCATCCTCGGCGGGCTCGCCCTGCTCGCCTTGGCCGGCACCGGCGCCGCGGCGACCACGATGCTGTTCGAGCAGAGCTTCTGGCTCGGCATGGCCGCCGCGACCGCCGCCTTCACACTGATCGGCTTCGGCATCGGCGCCTCCGGCACGTCGCTGCTGGCGCTTCTCGCCAGCCGCACCGCGCCCGAACGCCGCCCGGCCGCCGCCACCGTCGTCTGGATGATGATGATCGCCGGCATCGTGATCACCGCGATCGTGTCGGCGCAGTTCCTCGACCCTTATTCGCACGCAAGGCTGGTCATCATCACGGCCATCTCGGGCACGATCGCCTTCCTCGTCGCGGCTCTTGGCGTTCGCGGCATCGAGCGGAGCACCCGCGACATCCGCGATCCCGGAACGCGCGCCGAAAACGTCTCCTTCCGCGAGGCCCTCGTCGACATCTGGCACGATCCGGCCGCGCGCACCTTCACCGTGTTCGTCTTCGTCTCGATGCTGGCCTACCAGACGCAGGATTTGATCCTCGAACCGTTCGCCGGCCTTCTGTTCGGCCACACGCCCGGCGAATCGACCGCGCTGGGCGGCATGCATCATGCCGGCGTGTTCCTGGGCATGGCCTTCGTCGGCATCGTCGGCAGCGTCTTCGCCAGGCGCCGGCCGGGCCTTCTGAAGCTGTTCACGATCGCCGGCTGTCTGGGCTCGGGCGTCGCGCTGGCGCTCATGGCCGTGGCGGCAAGCGCCGCCCCGGCCTGGCCGCTCGAGGCCAACGTCTTCGCGCTGGGCGTCGCCAACGGCATGTTCGCCGTCGCCGCCATCGGCACCATGATGACGCTCGCCGGCCAGGGCGCGAAATCGCGCGAGGGCATCCGCATGGGCGTGTGGGGCGCGGCCCAGGCCATCGCCTTCGGCCTTGGCGGCTTCCTGGGCACCGTCGCCATCGACATCACGCGCTGGCTGACGGGCGATGTCGCCCTGTCGTTTGCCGTCGTCTTCACCGGCGAGGCGCTTCTGTTCCTGGTTTCGGCGATGATCGCCACCACCATCGGCGTTGCCGCCACGCGGCAGCAGCGGCCGGCCGCGCACGCCCCGCTCGCGCCGGCCGAATAG
- a CDS encoding TspO/MBR family protein, translating into MISAVVYALLVAVAAASGGIFKPGEWYEGLEKPGWTPPNWAFPVVWTTLYLMIGAAGWIVWRLDGFGIATMLWGAQLVFNAAWSYLFFGIRRMDWALVDSGAMWLTIAAFIVLAWPISVVAALLFVPYLAWVSVAFALNKRVMDLNPAAMAAVRASS; encoded by the coding sequence ATGATCAGTGCCGTCGTCTATGCCCTGCTGGTGGCCGTGGCCGCTGCGTCGGGCGGCATCTTCAAGCCCGGCGAATGGTACGAAGGGCTCGAAAAGCCCGGCTGGACACCGCCCAACTGGGCGTTTCCGGTGGTCTGGACGACGCTCTACCTGATGATCGGCGCGGCCGGCTGGATCGTCTGGCGGCTCGACGGGTTCGGCATCGCCACCATGCTGTGGGGCGCGCAGCTGGTCTTCAACGCGGCGTGGTCGTATCTCTTCTTCGGGATCAGGCGGATGGACTGGGCGCTGGTCGATTCGGGCGCCATGTGGCTGACGATCGCCGCCTTCATCGTCCTGGCCTGGCCGATCTCGGTGGTCGCCGCGCTTCTCTTCGTGCCTTATCTTGCTTGGGTCAGCGTGGCTTTCGCGCTCAACAAGCGCGTGATGGATCTCAATCCCGCGGCGATGGCGGCGGTTCGGGCGTCTTCGTGA